The window AAAAAGAATCACAACTTTTTTCGATAATGGAGAAGAAGCAAAATGACGAACGGAATTTATGAAGGGAAAAGAAAATCATtgacagagagaaagagaaaatcaAAGACAGAGATAACGAATCAGCCATAAGAATCTGATAACATATAATAAAGCATATCAAAATCATTTCGGTAATTAACGTTATCAATTGTTTCAAAGAGCATTTTGATCTTAAACTTTATTAAAAGGGAGTATATATAAGCACCTGTTGCTCCAGAAAGTGAAGCATCTGGGCAAAATCGCCCACTCAGCAGACAAGGGTGGTAAAGCAGGTGAATATATCCTCCGATCTCTGCATCCAAAAGACTACTTTCATCTGCACTATTACGTACATGTTCGTTTGTAGCTAACCAAGGGAGGCCTGCCCCATTGCCGAAACAAGGCAAAACATCCCCACCTCTAGAAGCCAAGCGCGCCATTCTTTCAGGACCAATCGGTTccttaaatatataaactggTCCCACCTCCGCAAACAGAGGACACTGACGACGGCGACGTTGTAGGCCAGCCATAGTAGGAGGAGGATTTGTACCAATGCAACAAAAAGAGAGAGGCTTGGATATACGAGGAAAATCAAAAGGACGACTTTCATACAAGGATCCATCAACATACAGCCGTAATTCACTCTCTGCCTTCCCCAGAAGTCCTTGCTTGCCGCTATGCTCGAGGCCAATAAAATACCAACATTGAGGCTTAAATGCATGGGTAAAATGCAGCGAGGACTTCCTTCCTTTCCCACTACCACTCTCAACCACCAGAAACTGAGCATGGAAATATGCTTCTATTCCCTGATTATCAGCGGACAAAAAGCTGAACAAACGTGGCATATGAGCAGTACCCTCACCAGCGAGTGCACTCGCAGCCGCTGCAGCTGACATTGCGGATGTTTTCCCTGACTTGGCAGCTGCGGCAGCAGCAATTGCAGCTGCCGCAGTTGCAGCATTTAATGTGTCAGCAAATGATTCAATATAGATCCATGTTGCAAACGCGTACCCATTTGTAAAGGGCCACCGACTTTCTCCGGGACCAAGTAAACCAGAGCTTTCACCATCAAATTCAAAAGTACAAGCAGGTCCCCTTGACTCCTTTCCACTCATTACCTTCTCCAAAGCAAGCATTAACGGACTTGACCACGCTGTTGTTAGCGTGGTTTTTGTAACCTCAAGCCACATGTGTAAATCATCGACACTAAGGGAGTGCCCAGCTAAATGTTGAATGCATAGAAGTAAAACAGCAGCAGAACTCCATTTCATATCAGCGTCCTTGGAAATAACCTCTTTCACTGATCGCAACAAAACCCCTAATAACCCTGCCGTCGAACACATTGCTCTGTTTCTCGTGCATGACCGTAAAATAACAAGCAACCCCCGAACCATGCGAGTCCTCGGGGACATAAAGTGAAGGCTATCACCTAAACAAGGTAGCCAAGGAATGAGCTCACCAGAAACAATTGCAGCACGGGAGTTTAACATGACGCTAGGAGGGTTACTATCTTCATCCTCTTCAAAGCTCTCAACACCACCCATGGTGCCAATAAGCGAATCAACAACAAGGAACGCAGTGCTCTCGGGGTCCTCTCCAGAGTCAAAACTCTCAATACCGCTGACAACGTTCTTCAGTTTGTCCAAACTTTCAGGCTTTCCCATGATGGCTGAATCCACTAGATGCAGTAGTTCCGGAGAAACATTTGAAGTTGTCGCCTTTGGCTTGGGCTTCTGCGGGGAATGAACTGGGGAATATCCAGATCCCGGATGGTTGATAGAATCCAGGCTAGTTGCAGAAATGGGCTGAGTCATGGAATAAGAAGCCTCTCTCACTGGTCCATCGCTAGAAACTCTGTCACTTTCCACATCATCCATGGGCATCAAATCATACGCCTCCTGAGTCCCGGACAAGTGATAAGCAACCCCTTCGGTTCCACCAAACTCATGGTCAGATTTTGAAGTGCTTCCAGGTTCCTTAACGTCACCATGTGACATGTTTACAGACTTCTCCTGATCTCCCAGAGAAACTTGTTCAAAATCATCATCCTTGAAGTCTCCACCAGCTGAACTGACCCCTTGTAACGCTGCATCAAACGCCTCTATAGGATGATGACCAGAAGCTTCTGCGAGCTTTctctcatcatcttcttccattGTTTCAACTTACGGAGAGTACAGTCATACACAGCAACTTTATTTCTCACCTGCCACGTGTTAGACATCAAGATTCTAAGTATAAGCTTAAGCTTGTGAGACAAATACATCTGATATCGATTGAGCAATGCAACCGTGACTAAAACCTAAGAATCGAATCAGTTGGATCTACTAAACAAAGTACACGCTCAGGCACACAGCGAACACTAAATCAGAGATGCAGATCTTAAATCGATTAGGAagatttctaaatttgtatcgAAAACTATATACACATTCCGCGAATCGGAAGAGAATACGTACGGATCGGAGCGGAGGAAATGTTCAGATTAGCGAATCGGAAGCGACTGAGATGAAGTCCAGCGAATCTGGACGGGGATACTCTAATCCTCAAACTGTAGAAGCGAAGAATGCGAATGGTTAAGCAGACGATGGAAGTAAAGAGAGAGGGGGAGACGATCGGAGAAGGGAGGCGACTTGGGCgcgcgggagagagagagaaagaaaggagagagagagagagaggttgtgTCCGATTCAGGATTTAGCACACATAAAAGTCAATTAAACATTAAATTTACAAATTTTCAATCAAGTATTTGTTTCGCTGAAAATGCAATCATGTTAAGTAAATGTGTTTCTTTATATACATTGTGGGCTTTATAGTAATATATGGGCTTTATATTACATAGGCCCCATATAAGCTTGGAAATCTGGGTTCTTCAAGCCCTAACCACCTCATGATTAAGAAAATCTTACAAACATGAACAGGGAGTGCTTGAGATGATTTCCCCTATAGTAAAAGTTAAATTATTAGTTACAACTTACATCGTTTGTGAAGTTATAATGGAACAGTAAAACTATTACTGTggcatgattttttttctttgactaTTACATTGATATCTAAATATACTActcttaaaattttcaaaaagccaagaaatatagttttttttgtcaaaggaAACATAGTTAAGAtgaatattataatttgatccaaaaaaaaaaagatgaatattATAACATATTTCTACGGAATTTAATTTTTAGTGGATTGAGTGTTGAATATAGTCTTAAGAAGTCATGAACATAATACACTTTAGAATAATGTATTTACGAACTAGATAATTCAGAAACATTTTTATATAGCATTACTTCGAGTGATCATGATCCATCAGTTATGCTTGAGATATGACAACAAATTTGGCCTTGAGAGTGTATGCATATGTATTGTCTATGTGGATTAAAATATGGGAGATGATGAGAAAACCTAATACGAAGAGAATTGAAGAAGCAAAATATCACAATCCCgaaaaacaaaagacaaaaactGCACAGAATCTGCATAATCAACAACTGATAAATTGATTATTCAGTGAAGATTTAGCTCCCCATTTTGTCGTGGTAATTGACTCTCTTATATCTAATAACGCAAGAGGCGGCGATGACCCTCCTACGAACAAGATTTACAAATCCTTAGAGGATGATGAAATTATACTCAACATTGTTTTGTTCGAAGCATGTTGTTCATACGACATTCATTCAATCTCTTGCGATTTTTCTCCAATATTTCTCTGTTTGTTTATATTGTGTATGTTTGAGTTACAGTTATAGAAATGCTAAGAAGAGGATTTATGCATGTAGCACAAGCACTTACACAGGTTTTCAAGCAACTATAAGTGAAAAAGAAGTCTcattataaagaaaataataacatgAAAAATATTAAGACGATGATGTAGGTTTCTTTATGGGTACAATGCAGAGAGGTTTGGCTTTATGTAAAGTAAGACCAAAGACCTCACTCATGTCCATGTTTCCAGGGACGATGCCGTCTTGAAGTTTCCAGTCAAAGGAGTAGAGAAGAGAGGCAAGCACCATAGGCGTTGTCTTCAATGACATTGAGATTCCCGGACACATCCTTCTTCCTGATCCAAACGGTAACAGCTCGAAGTCTTTGCCTCTTACATCGATTTCACGCAACAAGAACCTCTCTGGCTCGAACTTCATTGGATTCTCCCACACGTTCGAGTCTCGTCCCATTGCCCAAACGTTCACGAGAACCTGATATTCAAACCCATAGAAGGACCGTTACTATTCAAACCGATCCAAAGTATTGGTTTCACGTATATTTCAAACTAAACATCCCAAATCCAGTCCTAAACTGAGCAAAATATGATTTAGATTTGAGTTTTATTCAAGATAAGTGTTTATGATGCATGAATTCTTTcgcttaatttttttaatatgctcAACTTCATACTTTTCATTTACCAAATATTGAATACAAGGATTTGATTCCACAAGAATTCATTCAACCATAGAAAAAATGAAGCGTTCACTCATAAAAAAATCAATGGATCAAACTTTAGTGTGTACTCTTCCAACCACAACTAGAATGAATTCATTTCACAACTCATAATGTAAACTTGACCAAAAGCCATAGTAATCAActtttatttctatttaaaccgaacaaaaccaaATAAGGCTAACAAGCTGAAGTTTCTCTCTTTGTTTATAGATATCAAACTGCATtcaaactaacaaaaaaaacatatacctAACCAAAAAGCGCTAGTGTGCATCTTAAGTTAGTTAAAGGTTGATGAAACGAGTATGAAATATACCTGAGAGTTCTTTGGAACGAAGAAACCAAAGATTTGGACATCAGATTCAGATTTTCGTGGGATCAAAGGAGCTGGAGGATGCAATCGAAGAGTCTCTTTCACAATTGCTAGCAAGTAAGACAGCTTAGAAATATCAGATTCTTGAACGACACCGTTTTCACCTATCACTTGCCGTATCTCACTCTGAGCTCTGACCATCTTCTCCGGGTTACGGAGTAGCTCCGTCATTGCCCACTCCATTGTACTAGAGTTTGTATCCGTGCCAGCAACAAACAAATCCTGTCACAAAAATAAGCCTAGTTAGTTCTGGGCAAATTATCCTAACCCCCGAAcgagaaccaaaccaaactgaaaaacGAAACCAGACCCggaccaaaatttataaaaactcGAACTATTCCTATTTCTCTTAACCCGAAAAAACGAACGTACCCGATATCcgaaatataattaatttttgtgCCATGTGGTGTTTAGGCGAGACTTACGAGAAACAAGTGCTTCATATCATTAATGGTGATCTCTTCTTGGTTTTGCTGTTTAATATCGAGAAGGGCATCTAACATATCGTTACTCGACGCCCCTGTCTGAGACAATCTTTTGGCCACACGATCATCAATGAATTCTTGGAAAACCCTAAATAGCTTCTCTATGCAGAGCGTTGACTCTTTTCGACTTCCTTGTAAATCAAGAAACCTCAGAAACCGGAAAAAGTCTCCTGCGTTGGGTTTCCCACAGATCTCCATAAGGTGAACCACCGTTTCGTGGAACTCGAAAGACGACGAGTTAGAGTTATACGTGGCCAAATCAACGGAAAATAGAGCATTTGAGATTATATTGAAAGATGTGATGAAGGAAGCACGAGCCATGTCTATAGCCTCTCCTCTCTCGCAAAATGTGTTTACTAAGCTCAGAAGTTCCTCCACCTTTCTTATCCTTATAGATTGAATACCGTCTAGGTTTTGCGGTGATAATAAATTTTGCACTATTATCTTCTTCAGAAACCTGAACATGCATACAAACAACAAACATAACTTCAACAGCGTCGTGGCTATTGTATATGTAGTAATCAaactaaaaatgtatatatcGATTGGTATGGGTTTTTTATTCATGTTTTAGACTCTGTtctttaaaaattatacatttttaatattcagTCTATACTTTCAGGTtataagttttttaattttttttttttgaattgaatgttaaatttaattcaaaagaaaaatccCTTATTACAATAAGTGCAACCtattttagattttcaaatttgtaaaGAGAAAAGATCTTCTACTCCTATCTCTCCCAAATTGCATCAAACGAAAAAAATGAATAAGAACTTCTATCTTGTGCTAAACCACTATACCATTCCTCCTTCATACTTCTTGTCACCCTTCCTTCTTATCACTGTAAACTTGTTTCTCATCTCTTTATCAATCCTCTTTATCAAAAAGTTTTTTAATTTCTCGCATATAAATacgaaaatcattttttctaaattaaaatttatttaatttctacAAATGATTTTAAACACAAAGAGTTTTCTTAAAAGGCATGATATTTATAGATAGATTAATTCgatccagaaaaaaaaacaaatatacagTTATATATAATTACCTCCAACGAGCCGATGCAGGAATCCAAACAACGGAATGTTTATGATGGTCAAAGGCTCGGATCGGGTCGTTAAAGGTTCGAGCAGACATGACATGGTCGTGTGTTTTAAGTGCCTCTTTAGCTGCTTCTGGTGAAGATATAACCACTGCGGTTGACCTTCCAAGCTTTAAACTCATTATAGGTCCATATGTTTTCGAAAAGACAGCAAGTGAACGGTGAGGATTGAAGCCGAGTTGGAATATGTTTCCCACCAATGGGAGTCCCGGAGGACCCGGCGGAAGTGAGCCTTGGCCATTGCCGCCGTAGCTGGAGTTCCTCCGATTTCTTGCGGTGGAGAAAAAGAAGAGAGTTACAAGAAAAAAGAGGACCGTAACCACGGCCGGAATTATTGAGAGTTCCATTGCACGGCCTGTTAATAATTTGGAGAATGGCTTTATATTAATATAACTCCATcacacattttttatttttatattaaaaaattatgagCCGACCTTGTGGTCTAGTGGTAGTGGACGGGCTTTGGATACAAACATATTCTGGATTCGATCTTTCTGCTGCAGAAACTAAGTCACATTGTTATGCTCACCACGGCTACGGATACGTTCCGGGAGAGGGTCTGTCGTGGATTGTACCTCCCACCCGTAAGTTAGGTCTGCGTCTTTAATAGATCCGGGTTTAACtcttttctttaacaaaaaaaaaatattaaaaaatatatattagagaTATTATCTAATTTGGGGAGGCAAGTTCGCAAACTTTTCACGATGGTATTAGTTGTTTGGTGATTTCCATTATAGCACCTAGAGACTACAACTAAACTAGTGGATACTTTTGTTTCTTGTCAATTGTCATGCACATTCACGGAACGTTGGAAGCTTAGCTTCTTACCTAATTTCTGGCATACCTGGAAAATTTATGATtcaaagaaattttaaaattttaaatgtttaaacGGAGAGACATGCATTTATTGTATTCATTTAGTAAAACTATAGTACATATTGACACATGGGCAATCAAGACATCATCAGCCTCCAGGGGCGGACGTAGAGCATGAGCTACGGGAGCACGTGCCCCCATCTACTTTTGAAATTCCATTAACAATAAACTTGATATTTGTATAAGTGCcttcaataaaaaattatgtatagtGTAAATTTGTGTGTGTGCCCCCAACTAGTCGTGATCCTAGATCCGCCCCTGTCAGCCTCTGTAACTATGCATTTAGTTACGACACCAGTCACTGAAGGTTTCAGTTTCTATATGATCTCAAGACACGTTTTCCTATAATTATTTTGTGGTATAAGGTGCATATAAGTACAATTGAGCGAGTACAAAAGCAAATCACAAAagtgaaaaataattatttgtgaaatttttattttgtcattttCGTGTGAATTTGAATTTCTATTGATCCATCTCCGGGATTGGTTATGCTGCTTGATATTGGACTCGTTGCTAATTACCTTTAAATCTATTGATCACCACATGTATCAAATTAATTACGGTTTGGCAGCTTAACCATGTGTTTAGGTGTACGTTCCTCTCTTTATATAATGTTAGATTTATTTGTTCAGTTGTTAGGCTGGCACGTTAAGCTGCTGAATCTGGTTGTCTTTGAATGTGTATCTTGTGGTATTTGCTAGTTAATAATATTGAGATTGACCTTGATTAAATCCTCCAACAGAAGAAGAAGTGGAAGCAAGGACGCTTGccacacaagaagaagaagtgaccAAGGAGTCACGTAGAAGAAGAATCTTGGAGCGCAAGAGAAGGAGGAAGTtacacaagaagaagaataagagtAACTAGTTAGTTGGTAAGCTAACAAAGTTAAGTTGAAGTAGTGGAAGAGTTAGTAAGAGTTGTTAAGTGTGTAAGGTTAGTTGGTTAACCTTACTTGTAAGACTAGTCTAAGCATGAGTAGTGTGACTTGTGTAAGAGTGTCTAGGACCTAGAATAATGGGTTAAAGGATGGATGGAGTTAGTAGAGAAAACTACTATAAGTTGTGTTGAATTGTTGTAAGATAAGATATCCAGGtctaataagaaaatatttggagAAAGAACACTGTAGACATACAAAGATAATCTCTCTTCTATCTCTACATGAACAAAGACAAACGAGAGACTAAAGAGAGTGAGTGTGTGTGTTTATGTTATGATAAAACACAAGTGAAAACAGAGTGTGAGTGAAGTAAAACAGAGTGAGGGTGAGAGAAGCTCACCAAGTATGAACAAGAGAAGAGCTGGCCATGCCTGAGTGATGAGAGGCCAAGCCAAAATCACAACAGTTAACAAGACGACTAAAGTGTGTCAATCAAAATCTTGTGTAATGGAAAATTCATCCCTTTCCCTTCTTAACATCCATACAGTTAGTTTCATGTGAAACTCTTAAGCTCACTTAGCAGAGAAAATCTGAAGAAAGTTTGTGAGTAAGTTACTTGTTGGGAAAAAAACAAGATACTTTTCTTCATTTTGTGTAATTATATGGACAAGGCAATTGAATCTTActctttttagtttaaaaaaaaaacaatggatagaaaaattgtaaaaatttggTTTAAAATCATATGCAAAAATctccctctttttttttaaatatcatgaCTTTAGGAGAATATAGTTCTGCAAGAAGAGTCCTCATGATTCAATTTCAAAACTCAGAACGATTACAGTTTTAAGCAAACAATCAAAGACATAGGGACAAAAATGGTGGTGGAAGAAAGCCTAAACTCAAAAACCTCACGCGGCTTTTGTTGCTTCTCCCCTAGCAACTCCTCGTCTTCTTCGCCATGGACAAAAAACAAGCCACCAAAGTAATCATCTTCTCCTTCTGGGTTTTCTAATTAGCTCTCCTTCGTACTCTGTCTCTAACTTCTGTTACTGTCTCTTCATTAAATTGTAATGGAACTTTTGTATGTGTTTAGGTTGAAGCAGCCCCTGTTTAGACTAACATAAACTTTTTTTGGAATAAGTGGAAACATATGAAATCTAGTTGTAATACATTCAAGATAAAAATTGTTCGTGAATGAGATGGAATCAATGGAATGGAACATaattaaattctaaaaattacTTTAACTAACTTTAGATATTGGCTAACTTATTTACTCCAGTCAAATAGTATATTtgttaagattttaaaatttattattatttatcgttaattaaacaaaatttagcAACATCTTCTCCTCTATTTAAGCACTCGTACGTTTAATTATCAAACTATCAAATGAAAGGTTGCTTCTCTCCTAGCATGTACTATCTACTTCATcattgttatattatattaatttgtatttttgaaaaatatatgaaacaCTGTAAAGCTTTAGTTACTTACATTTCCTCCAAATTTATTTCTCTATTATTTTTCCCGATGAATCATGATTTATACCCACATCCTCCAAATTTATTTCTCCATTA is drawn from Brassica rapa cultivar Chiifu-401-42 chromosome A05, CAAS_Brap_v3.01, whole genome shotgun sequence and contains these coding sequences:
- the LOC103866904 gene encoding cytochrome P450 76C3, which codes for MELSIIPAVVTVLFFLVTLFFFSTARNRRNSSYGGNGQGSLPPGPPGLPLVGNIFQLGFNPHRSLAVFSKTYGPIMSLKLGRSTAVVISSPEAAKEALKTHDHVMSARTFNDPIRAFDHHKHSVVWIPASARWRFLKKIIVQNLLSPQNLDGIQSIRIRKVEELLSLVNTFCERGEAIDMARASFITSFNIISNALFSVDLATYNSNSSSFEFHETVVHLMEICGKPNAGDFFRFLRFLDLQGSRKESTLCIEKLFRVFQEFIDDRVAKRLSQTGASSNDMLDALLDIKQQNQEEITINDMKHLFLDLFVAGTDTNSSTMEWAMTELLRNPEKMVRAQSEIRQVIGENGVVQESDISKLSYLLAIVKETLRLHPPAPLIPRKSESDVQIFGFFVPKNSQVLVNVWAMGRDSNVWENPMKFEPERFLLREIDVRGKDFELLPFGSGRRMCPGISMSLKTTPMVLASLLYSFDWKLQDGIVPGNMDMSEVFGLTLHKAKPLCIVPIKKPTSSS